One Neovison vison isolate M4711 chromosome 2, ASM_NN_V1, whole genome shotgun sequence genomic window carries:
- the C2CD4D gene encoding C2 calcium-dependent domain-containing protein 4D, with the protein MWLLEKAGYRLGPPESRPQWAPSSLLPKRRAPGPPARACPNVLTPDRIPQFCIPPRLPDAGGPKPLAGRSLPAACSLPHLAGREGWAFLRESPHTRRRESLFHPPPPPPAAAAAARGLSPAHGRWHVSAPDLRLCRAPDSDTASSPESSPFGSPRSGPCRPRPHSLSPEEASSADTSPHAPRRAGPPLFHLDFLCCQLRPTKESLLRLGPHGGQLRLSAEYQAGPRRLRLRLVSAEGLLQSRPGPGSGGGGCCVVLRLRPRVGPRGQRSRVVKCSANPIFNEDFFFDGLGPPDLAARSLRAKVLDRGAGFRRDVLLGECEAPLIALLPPLGGGLGLGTSLAPAHLSL; encoded by the coding sequence atgTGGCTTTTGGAGAAAGCCGGCTACAGGCTGGGGCCCCCGGAATCCAGGCCTCAATGGGCGCCCTCCAGCCTACTCCCCAAGCGCCGAGCCCCGGGCCCGCCCGCGCGCGCCTGTCCAAACGTCCTCACTCCCGATCGCATTCCGCAGTTCTGCATCCCGCCGCGGCTCCCGGACGCTGGGGGCCCCAAGCCCCTGGCCGGGCGCAGCCTCCCCGCGGCCTGTTCGCTGCCCCACCTGGCAGGCCGGGAAGGCTGGGCCTTCCTGCGCGAGAGCCCGCACACGCGCCGGCGCGAGTCCCTGTTccacccgccgccgccgccgcccgccgccgccgccgccgccaggggGCTTTCCCCAGCGCACGGCCGGTGGCACGTCTCCGCCCCGGACCTGCGCCTCTGCCGGGCCCCCGACAGCGACACGGCCTCGTCGCCCGAGTCGTCGCCCTTCGGCTCGCCGCGGTCAGGCCCCTGCCGACCCCGGCCGCACTCACTGTCCCCGGAGGAGGCGAGCTCGGCCGACACCAGCCCGCACGCGCCGCGCCGCGCGGGGCCGCCGCTCTTCCACCTGGACTTCCTGTGCTGCCAGCTGCGGCCGACCAAGGAGAGCTTGCTGCGCCTCGGACCCCACGGCGGCCAGCTGCGGCTCTCGGCCGAATACCAGGCCGGGCCCCGGCGGCTGCGCCTGCGCCTGGTGAGCGCGGAGGGCCTGCTGCAGTCGCGGCCGGGCCCCGGGAGCGGCGGTGGAGGCTGCTGCGTGGTGCTGAGGCTGCGGCCGCGCGTCGGTCCGCGGGGCCAACGGAGCCGCGTGGTCAAATGCAGCGCCAACCCCATCTTCAACGAGGACTTCTTCTTCGACGGGCTGGGCCCACCAGACCTGGCCGCCCGCAGTCTGAGGGCCAAGGTGCTGGACAGGGGCGCAGGCTTCCGCAGAGACGTGCTGCTGGGGGAGTGTGAGGCGCCCCTCATTGCCCTGCTGCCCCCCTTGGGCGGGGGGCTGGGTCTGGGGACCTCCCTGGCACCTGCCCATCTCAGCCTGTAG
- the THEM5 gene encoding acyl-coenzyme A thioesterase THEM5, giving the protein MIRRSFLGAVRLGQHRVLPGVPQVLPRLSPTSAFGSSADSLVSRFCPEKTDLKDYALPNASWCPDMLNLYQEFLEKTKTDGWVKLPSFKSNRDHIQGLKLPFGLAVASDKSDWRIFTRCIQEEGQGYEYVIFFHPSKKKSICLFQPGPYLEGPPGFAHGGSLAALMDETFSKTAYLAGEGLFTVSLNIRFKNLIPVGSVAILNVDVEKIEDQKLYMSCIAQSRDQQTVYAKSSGVFLQLQLEEESSQ; this is encoded by the exons ATGATCAGGAGAAGCTTCCTGGGGGCAGTAAGACTTGGCCAGCACAGGGTCCTTCCTGGCGTCCCCCAGGTCTTACCCAGACTCAGCCCCACCTCAGCATTCGGATCCTCTGCGGACTCCCTG GTCTCAAGGTTCTGTCCAGAGAAGACGGATTTGAAGGATTACGCCCTTCCCAATGCCAGCTGGTGTCCAGACATGCTGAACCTATACCAGGAATTTCTGGAGAAGACCAAGACCGATGGCTGGGTCAAACTCCCCTCCTTCAAGTCCAACAGAGACCACATCCAGGGGCTGAAACTCCCATTTGGGTTAGCAGTTGCCTCAG ACAAAAGCGACTGGCGCATCTTCACCAGATGTATCCAAGAGGAAGGACAAGGCTACGAGTATGTCATTTTTTTCCACCCATCCAAGAAGAAGTCCATCTGTCTTTTCCAACCTGGCCCCTACCTGGAGGGGCCCCCAGG gttTGCACATGGAGGGTCCTTGGCTGCCCTGATGGACGAGACCTTCTCTAAAACGGCTTACCTGGCTGGAGAGGGGCTGTTCACAGTAAGCCTCAACATCAGGTTCAAAAA CTTGATCCCTGTGGGCTCTGTGGCTATCCTGAATGTTGACGTGGAAAAGATCGAGGACCAGAAGCTTTACATGTCTTGCATCGCCCAGAGTAGGGACCAGCAGACAGTCTATGCCAAGTCTTCAG GTGTTTTCCTTCAGCTGCAACTGGAAGAGGAATCATCCCAGTAA